A genomic stretch from uncultured Pseudodesulfovibrio sp. includes:
- a CDS encoding carbon starvation protein A: protein MDAMIMMLVAFGGYILMYRLYGRYIGKKIFALSGANKVPSVEMEDGVDYVPTKKEIIFGHHFTSIAGTGPIVGPAIAIIWGWVPAMIWIFVGSIMMGAVHDFGALILSMRNQGKSVSEITSKYINPRTKLFFFIVVFLDLLIITAIFGLVIAVIFNMFPASVLPVWLEVPIAMVLGYIIYKRGGNAMIWSIVALIAMYVTVVIGVYAPIQMPTIGSMPPTGTWTILLLIYAFIASTLPVTALLQPRDFINSHQLIVALALMVVGVFAATFSGSQLHIIAPAVQAAPDGAPPMLPFLFITIACGAISGFHSLVSSGTTAKQVANEEDALFVGYGSMLTEATLSTLVIVAVAAGIGLGYHTPDGATLTGIDAWSTHYSSWAAAQGLGSKVAAFVFGAANMIEAAGIPHSVALAIMGVFVASFAGTTMDTATRIERYALTELFSGTSIKIFNNKYVSTAVAVFLAGCLAFSSGGNGKGALALWPLFGCINQILAALVLTTVTVYLKGRGGLSWLISGIPAIFLGAMTVWAILINQGMYMDKGNVLLQSLNLLVLAVSIWVVGEGLLKFFKTDASNPVTDTP from the coding sequence ATGGATGCCATGATCATGATGCTGGTGGCCTTTGGAGGATACATATTGATGTATCGTCTTTACGGTCGCTACATCGGCAAGAAAATTTTCGCCCTTTCTGGTGCGAACAAAGTTCCGTCCGTGGAAATGGAAGACGGGGTCGATTACGTCCCCACCAAAAAAGAAATCATCTTCGGTCACCACTTCACGTCAATCGCAGGCACCGGCCCCATCGTCGGCCCGGCCATCGCGATTATCTGGGGATGGGTTCCGGCCATGATCTGGATTTTTGTCGGTTCCATCATGATGGGCGCAGTGCACGACTTCGGCGCGCTGATCCTTTCCATGCGCAACCAGGGAAAATCCGTTTCCGAAATCACTTCCAAATACATCAACCCGCGCACAAAACTGTTCTTCTTTATTGTCGTATTCCTTGATCTGCTTATCATCACGGCCATTTTCGGTCTGGTCATCGCGGTTATCTTCAACATGTTCCCGGCTTCCGTCCTGCCCGTCTGGCTGGAGGTGCCCATTGCCATGGTGCTCGGCTACATTATCTACAAGCGCGGCGGCAATGCCATGATCTGGTCCATTGTCGCCCTGATCGCCATGTATGTAACGGTTGTCATCGGTGTATACGCCCCCATTCAGATGCCAACCATCGGCAGCATGCCGCCCACCGGCACATGGACAATCCTGCTGCTCATCTATGCATTCATTGCATCCACGCTGCCTGTCACTGCGCTGTTGCAGCCACGCGATTTCATCAATTCTCATCAGCTTATTGTCGCTCTGGCCCTGATGGTCGTCGGCGTGTTCGCCGCCACCTTCTCCGGTTCCCAGCTCCACATCATAGCTCCGGCAGTTCAGGCAGCACCTGACGGTGCGCCGCCGATGCTGCCCTTCCTGTTCATCACCATCGCCTGCGGTGCCATCTCCGGTTTCCACTCTCTGGTATCGTCCGGCACCACAGCCAAACAGGTAGCCAACGAAGAAGACGCCCTGTTTGTCGGCTACGGAAGCATGCTGACAGAAGCCACCCTGTCCACCTTGGTCATCGTGGCCGTGGCAGCAGGCATCGGCCTTGGCTACCACACCCCCGACGGCGCAACCCTGACCGGCATCGACGCATGGTCAACCCACTACTCCTCCTGGGCTGCTGCCCAGGGCCTGGGTTCCAAAGTCGCTGCCTTCGTGTTTGGTGCAGCCAACATGATCGAAGCTGCAGGCATCCCGCACAGCGTCGCCCTGGCCATCATGGGTGTATTCGTTGCGTCCTTTGCCGGCACCACCATGGACACCGCCACCCGTATCGAGCGGTATGCCCTGACCGAACTGTTCAGCGGCACATCCATCAAGATCTTCAACAACAAGTATGTCTCCACCGCCGTGGCCGTTTTCCTGGCAGGCTGCCTGGCCTTCTCGTCCGGCGGCAACGGCAAGGGTGCTCTGGCTTTGTGGCCGCTGTTCGGCTGCATCAACCAGATTCTGGCCGCACTTGTACTGACCACCGTCACCGTATACCTCAAAGGTCGTGGTGGGCTGAGCTGGCTCATTTCCGGTATTCCGGCGATATTCCTCGGCGCAATGACCGTATGGGCCATCCTTATCAACCAGGGCATGTACATGGACAAGGGCAACGTTCTGTTGCAGTCACTGAACCTGCTTGTGCTGGCCGTGTCCATTTGGGTCGTTGGCGAAGGACTGCTCAAGTTCTTCAAGACCGACGCTTCCAATCCGGTCACAGACACACCGTAA
- a CDS encoding LytS/YhcK type 5TM receptor domain-containing protein, protein MFEHILDLLVTLVGRFGAMMAIGLFVLTLSPLGKLGVNRRPEKKYRIMLAVLFGMLGIMGTYSGDIVFDSYANLRGVYVITGGLLGGPIVGFGAGLIAGGHRLLIDIGGFSSIPCGLATFLEGIIAGYVSTHLKGNNLNWRAALFVGLGGETMHQLMVLTMAKPFDQAVALVKVIALPMIAVNTFGAVLFVQTLHLLFEYRSKRDSSRISQIMAIANKTVSHLRSGLDEASARETARIIWERVPVAAVDIASNTRVLTHLGIGDDHHLSGEPLRTKATKEVLLSGEPAFLRSKEAIGCDAPNCPLSSAIIVPMRKGDRIVGCLKFYGTDGIPLHSTHFELAKGLAGLFSTQLELQDIQTKNQLLAKAEIRRLQTQINPHFLFNALNTIGAFCRTKPERARSLLSELAMYMRRNLDAGDGFAPIGSELEQVRSYLEIEQARFGDRVKSEWNLDDGVENIEVPTLIIQPLVENSVKHGILGRDEGGTISIRIGQDNGLVHVHIQDDGVGMDEATLWSVLHSKNEFSGDDHIGVRNCNQRLEQIYGPSHMLSIVSYPGKGTSVSFTIPHSESAAA, encoded by the coding sequence ATGTTCGAACACATTCTCGATCTTCTGGTCACATTGGTAGGCCGATTCGGCGCCATGATGGCCATAGGTCTGTTCGTGCTGACCCTGTCTCCTCTCGGCAAGCTTGGCGTCAACCGACGACCTGAAAAAAAGTACCGCATCATGCTGGCCGTTCTCTTCGGCATGCTCGGCATCATGGGCACCTACAGCGGTGATATCGTTTTCGATTCCTACGCCAACCTTCGCGGCGTCTATGTCATCACCGGCGGGCTGCTCGGTGGCCCGATTGTTGGCTTCGGCGCAGGACTTATCGCAGGTGGACATCGATTGCTTATCGATATCGGTGGATTCAGCTCCATACCCTGCGGACTGGCGACCTTCCTTGAAGGTATTATAGCAGGCTATGTTTCAACGCATCTCAAGGGCAACAATCTCAACTGGCGGGCTGCATTGTTCGTCGGGCTGGGAGGAGAAACCATGCACCAGTTGATGGTCCTGACCATGGCAAAGCCATTTGATCAGGCTGTGGCCCTGGTCAAGGTTATCGCCCTGCCCATGATTGCGGTGAATACATTCGGCGCAGTCCTTTTCGTACAAACTCTGCACCTTTTGTTTGAATACCGCAGCAAACGAGATTCCAGCCGCATCAGTCAGATCATGGCTATCGCCAACAAGACCGTGTCCCACCTTCGGTCAGGTCTGGATGAAGCCTCGGCCAGGGAAACCGCCCGCATTATATGGGAGCGTGTCCCTGTCGCCGCGGTTGATATCGCCAGCAACACCAGAGTGCTGACCCACCTCGGCATCGGTGACGACCATCATTTGTCCGGCGAGCCACTGCGGACCAAAGCGACTAAGGAAGTCCTGCTTTCGGGAGAACCGGCCTTTCTCCGTTCCAAAGAGGCCATCGGCTGCGACGCCCCAAACTGCCCACTCTCGTCGGCCATCATCGTCCCCATGCGCAAGGGTGACCGCATTGTCGGCTGTCTCAAATTCTACGGCACGGATGGCATCCCCCTGCACTCGACTCATTTCGAGTTGGCAAAGGGACTTGCCGGACTTTTTTCCACCCAGTTGGAATTACAGGATATCCAAACGAAGAACCAGTTGTTGGCAAAGGCTGAGATCCGACGACTGCAAACCCAGATCAACCCGCATTTCCTGTTCAACGCCCTGAACACCATCGGTGCATTCTGTCGCACCAAACCGGAACGGGCGCGCTCACTTTTATCCGAGCTGGCCATGTATATGCGCCGCAACCTTGACGCAGGGGACGGATTCGCGCCCATCGGCTCCGAACTGGAACAGGTTCGTTCGTATCTTGAAATCGAACAGGCCCGGTTTGGTGATCGAGTCAAGAGTGAATGGAACCTGGACGACGGGGTCGAAAATATCGAAGTACCGACGCTGATCATTCAGCCGCTGGTAGAAAACAGCGTGAAACACGGCATCCTGGGCCGCGACGAAGGTGGAACCATCAGCATTCGCATAGGGCAGGACAACGGTCTGGTACATGTTCACATTCAGGATGACGGCGTGGGCATGGATGAGGCCACGCTTTGGAGCGTCCTTCACAGCAAAAACGAATTTTCCGGGGACGATCACATCGGCGTACGCAACTGTAACCAGCGCTTGGAGCAGATTTACGGGCCTTCACACATGCTCTCCATCGTCAGCTATCCCGGCAAAGGAACTTCCGTCTCATTCACCATCCCACACAGTGAATCCGCAGCAGCCTGA
- a CDS encoding LytTR family DNA-binding domain-containing protein, which translates to MQIRTLIVDDEAPARNELAYLLASFPDLAIQEAQTATEALTAIRNDSPDLVFLDIQMPGQDGFDVLREARYLPDPPLFIFVTAYDQYAVRAFEKNAVDYLLKPVSTKRLKKSVERVRQILGKQDKSNDAQPELGDLLRTVSTDRPLQRFTVERGGRIQFIDFGDIVYFELQDRKILVNTVDESLLCHALTSLDEVEARVDSQPFLRINRSTVVNLNRVREFTPWTGGKYCLILDDDGSTEVTLSRSRVREFKKRLGL; encoded by the coding sequence ATGCAAATACGCACCCTTATAGTTGATGACGAGGCTCCGGCCCGTAACGAACTAGCCTACCTGCTTGCAAGCTTCCCCGATCTCGCTATTCAGGAAGCTCAGACAGCGACCGAGGCATTGACAGCTATCCGCAACGATTCACCGGACCTTGTATTTCTGGATATCCAGATGCCAGGGCAGGACGGATTCGATGTGTTGCGCGAAGCCCGATACCTGCCAGATCCTCCACTGTTCATATTCGTGACCGCTTATGACCAGTATGCGGTACGCGCCTTTGAAAAAAACGCTGTCGATTATCTGCTCAAACCCGTTTCCACCAAACGTCTCAAAAAAAGCGTCGAGCGCGTTCGCCAAATACTCGGCAAGCAAGACAAATCCAATGACGCCCAGCCCGAATTGGGCGACCTGCTCAGGACAGTTTCCACAGACCGCCCTCTGCAGCGCTTTACGGTGGAACGAGGCGGTCGCATCCAATTCATCGACTTCGGGGACATCGTCTATTTTGAACTGCAGGACCGTAAAATTCTGGTCAACACAGTCGACGAAAGTCTCTTGTGTCATGCCCTGACATCCCTTGACGAAGTAGAAGCTCGGGTCGATTCACAGCCATTCCTGCGCATTAACCGCAGCACCGTGGTCAACTTGAATCGCGTCCGTGAATTCACACCCTGGACTGGCGGCAAATACTGTCTCATCCTTGATGATGACGGTTCAACAGAAGTGACCTTGAGCCGCAGTCGGGTCAGGGAATTCAAAAAACGACTCGGCCTTTGA